The following are encoded together in the Sylvia atricapilla isolate bSylAtr1 unplaced genomic scaffold, bSylAtr1.pri scaffold_106_arrow_ctg1, whole genome shotgun sequence genome:
- the GPR179 gene encoding probable G-protein coupled receptor 179, translating into GVVRVDVELRDVTIDQCSSGPGWFSDTHRCDLNSTQCVPQESRGLVLGRYLCRCKPGFYGAGGVASGAWAGAAGTEGGSRLGCRPCRPGCVTCEDDAPCLAQEDAALRAAVLACQACCMLAIFLSMLVAYHFRRSKRIRASGLVLLETILFGSLLLYFPVFILYFKPSVFRCIVLRWVRLLGFATVYGTITLKLYRVLKVFLSRSAQRSRYVSSGRVLRLLAPILLLVLWFLAAWTMAALDRARRNLPLVIPARTARGLRFPLCAHDCWDYMMVIAEMLFLLWGSFLCYATRAVPSAFHEPRYMGIALHNELMVSAAFHLVRFLIVPSLHPDWTLLLFFAHTHGTVTMTLALLFVPKFLHSGSPLREEITAEVYEDELDMRRSGSCMNSSIASAWSERSLDPDDIREELKKLYRQLEVHKTWRMATDNPHLAKKRSSRRSLTRSILRRSTGGTLSRRSSTGDTLSRRSSSAKRFADPSPRMRDENSRSSSDARGRGSPTPSPPAEAAAAAGTEWERSDSDSLDAAPLLCKSASAQNLTGHYRHRAPGRPPPLQKSHSVVTGAREAALLAARRAARDGWHGGRHLSAPVPGGDTATPQSPAEKGSRQDTAPLGDGRGHKHVTYAPIKSVSVDSAHPARRVRVTVKKTPPPPPVRYQSLQRSGTLGDSPEPPPGPPARGTAGDKAEHAAGKGRLLTPSASSAHVCPWELVQDEILSRKQKAAEATESGTVGDTAATGPKQKSFRSLGLAIKALSRSRGKSVPKGRSEGSLRKRGSSRREKCGPDQAKSAEGSGQSLEVPALQRNNNAATAGDTCGDRGTAGHRDGLAAGTGDGDKAAEERRGDAATGEGLEPPSAGHQGAECPQEVTRLQPHEGDEAPAGDIPGVTAQEGTLEQLEGPSQRREHPEEEQQPPAKRGPGAKARAEVGPPGSLGIPAGRAALLRQEAIAPREDGGIPENPDEALGNGSGQPQPEAGPGRSGSAHGELSAAGDASSKPGIGPGKSGTEGDAQRPPSTEKPAELPKVSPKAGAEVCPWESWDQRRSVHGEICPWDTEGVPPEQEGRGSPKSGMGFAGKPPALPKASSQRAGTTESKKANICPWVEEDEPSPKTEICPWEEAAAPAGKERMRQDTGGTSKGEEKVGSREKGKQPPGKSPSGKSQSLEKAEICPWESQDVKSSDKAEICPWESQDVKSSDKAEICPWEVAEPQMEKGTAPGKGASKTLEKGSKERESICPWESPDTEQLLPKPQTGSSALPKAAPGKSQSSEKAEICPWESQDIESTGKAEICPWESQDSKSSDKAEICPWEGRPLHGRDRGAICPWESQDSKSSDKAEICPWESQDSKSSDKAEICPWEGAEPQVGTGIAPGKVRLPGKEDTKVLEKGSRDRESICPWESSDTEQLLPKPQTGSSALPKAAPGKSQSSEKAEICPWESQDVEHTGKAEICPWEGAEPQVQKGTAPGKVRLPGTEPAKALEKSSKERESICPWESPDTEQPLPKPQTGSSALPKAAPGKSQSSEKAEICPWESQDVGHTGKAEICPWESQDSKSSDKAEICPWEGAEPPSQQPKAEQVPAGGSKGDKRITRQAALASPERPLHAAPGKSQSSEKAEICPWESQDVEHTGKAEICPWEGAEPQVGTGTAPGKVRLPGTEPAKALEKSSKERESICPWESSDVEQPLPKPQTGSSALPRSPSGKPQSSEKAEICPWEVESTGKAEICPWEWAEPQVGKGTAPGKGKFPGKEPAKALEKSSKERESICPWESPDTEQLLTKPQTGSSALPKAAPGKSQSSEKAEICPWEVESTGKAEICPWESQDSKSSDKAEICPWESQDSKSSDKAEICPWEGAEPQVGKGTAPGKGKFPGKETAKAVEKGSKERESICPWESPDTEELSLTTAVGKEPSNKSESTESRKSEICPWEAAEPIGPEEETSQPQGAQGVSSTGTGQPGAGAVSPALPEQSRGRSQGEGEHRPLCRLLPSAQHPGVGSSSSPGTGRAQVCPWEAAEAPSAPAKAGWDTRKSSEVCPWEEESTDPARSCPGQGRAAGSPRDGE; encoded by the exons GGTGCTGAAGGTGTTCCTGTCGCGCTCGGCGCAGCGCTCCCGGTACGTGTCGAGCGGGCGTGTGCTGCGGCTGCTGGcgcccatcctgctgctggtgctgtggtTCCTGGCCGCCTGGACCATGGCAGCGCTGGACCGCGCCCGCAGGAACCTGCCGCTGGTCATCCCGGCGCGGACCGCCCGCGGCCTGCGCTTCCCGCTCTGCGCACACGACTGCTGGGACTACATGATGGTCATCG ccgagatgctgttcctgctgtgggGCAGTTTCCTGTGCTACGCCACTCGGGCCGTGCCCTCGGCCTTCCACGAGCCCCGTTACATGGGCATCGCCCTCCACAACGAGCTCATGGTCTCTGCGGCCTTCCACCTGGTCAG GTTCCTGATTGTCCCCTCGCTGCACCCGGACTGGACCCTGCTGCTCTTCTTCGCTCACACCCACGGCACCGTCACCATGACCCTGGCCCTGCTCTTCGTCCCCAAG TTCCTGCACTCGGGCTCGCCGCTGAGGGAGGAGATCACGGCCGAGGTGTACGAGGACGAGCTGGACATGCGGCGCTCGGGCTCCTGCATGAACAGCAGCATCGCGTCCGCCTGGAGCGAGCGCAGTCTCGACCCCGATGACATTCGG GAGGAGCTGAAGAAGCTTTACCGGCAGCTGGAGGTGCACAAAACGTGGCGGATGGCCACCGACAACCCGCACCTGGCCAAGAAACGCAGCTCCCGCCGCAGCCTGACCCGCTCCATCCTGCGCCGCAGC ACCGGGGGGACCCTGTCCCGCCGCAGCAGCACCGGGGACACCCTGTCCCGCCGCAGCTCCTCGGCCAAGCGGTTCGCAGATCCCAGCCCGAGGATGAGGGATGAAAACTCCCGCAGCTCCTCGGACGCCCGTGGCCGAGGCTCGCCCACGCCGAGCCCACCCGCGGaggctgcggcggcggcggggacggAGTGGGAACGCTCCGACAGCGATTCTCTGGATGCCGCCCCGCTGCTCTGCAAATCGGCCAGCGCCCAAAACCTGACGGGGCACTACCGGCACAGAGCCCCGGGCCGCCCGCCGCCCTTGCAGAAGTCGCACAGCGTTGTCACCGGCGCTCGGGAAGCGGCGCTGCTGGCCGCCCGCAGGGCAGCCCGCGATGGGTGGCACGGTGGCCGTCACCTCTCCGCTCCGGTCCCCGGCGGTGACACGGCGACACCGCAAAGCCCCGCCGAGAAGGGGTCGCGGCAGGACACGGCCCCGCTGGGCGACGGCAGGGGACACAAACATGTCACCTACGCGCCCATCAAGAGCGTCAGCGTTGACAGCGCGCACCCGGCCAGGAGGGTGCGGGTGACGGTGAAGAAAACGCCACCGCCGCCTCCTGTGCGGTATCAGAGCCTGCAGCGCTCGGGGACACTCGGGGACAGCCCCGAGCCACCGCCGGGGCCCCCGGCacgggggacagcaggggacaagGCGGAACACGCCGCAGGGAAGGGCAGGCTGCTGACCCCGAGCGCCAGCTCGGCACACGTGTGTCCCTGGGAGCTGGTGCAGGACGAGATCCTgagcaggaaacaaaaagcGGCCGAGGCGACGGAGTCGGGGACCGTCGGTGACACAGCGGCCACCGGCCCCAAACAGAAAAGTTTCCGGAGCCTGGGACTCGCCATCAAAGCCCTCAGCCGCTCCAGGGGGAAGAGCGTCCCGAAGGGGAGAAGCGAGGGCAGCCTCAGGAAgagggggagcagcaggagggagaaatgCGGCCCGGATCAGGCCAAAAGCGCCGAGGGGAGCGGGCAGAGCCTCGAGGTGCCCGCGCTGCAGCGCAACAACAACGCCGCCACCGCCGGCGACACCTgcggggacagagggacagcaggacacagggacgGCCTGGCCGCGGGGACAGGAGACGGCGACAAAGCGGCAGAGGAGCGCAGAGGGGACGCGGCTACTGGTGAGGGTCTGGAGCCACCCAGCGCGGGCCACCAAGGAGCTGAATGTCCCCAGGAGGTGACACGGCTACAGCCCCACGAAGGGGACGAGGCTCCTGCAGGGGACATCCCTGGTGTCACAGCGCAGGAAGGGACACTTGAGCAGCTCGAGGGTCCCTCCCAGCGCCGGGAGCACccggaggaggagcagcagccgcCTGCGAAGCGCGGCCCGGGAGCCAAGGCGCGGGCTGAGGTTGGTCCGCCCGGATCGCTCGGGATCCCGGCGGGAAGAGCAGCGCTGCTGCGCCAGGAGGCCATCGCTCCCCGGGAGGACGGAGGGATCCCAGAAAACCCCGACGAGGCGCTGGGAAACGGGAgcggccagccccagcccgaGGCCGGCCCTGGAAGGAGCGGGAGCGCGCACGGAGAGCTCAGTGCTGCGGGAGATGCCAGCTCCAAACCGGGAATCGGCCCTGGGAAGAGCGGCACTGAGGGGGATGCTCAGCGCCCTCCGAGCACGGAAAAACCAGCGGAGCTGCCCAAAGTGTCCCCGAAAGCAGGGGCGGAGGTGTGCCCGTGGGAGAGCTGGGATCAGAGAAGGAGTGTCCATGGGGAAATCTGCCCCTGGGACACTGAGGGGGTTCCGCCGGAGCAGGAGGGGCGAGGATCCCCCAAATCTGGGATGGGGTTCGCGGGAaaacccccagctctgcccaaagCCTCATCGCAGCGGGCGGGAACCACGGAGAGCAAAAAGGCCAACATCTGTCCCTGGGTGGAGGAGGATGAGCCGAGCCCGAAAACAGAGATCTGCCCTTGGGAAGAGGCGGCAGCTCCGGCGGGGAAGGAGAGGATGAGGCAGGACACGGGCGGCACTTCCAAAGGGGAAGAGAAAGTGGGatccagggaaaagggaaagcagcCGCCAGGCAAATCTCCTTCAGGGAAATCCCAGagcctggagaaggcagagatCTGTCCTTGGGAGTCTCAGGATGTTAAATCCAGTGACAAGGCTGAAATCTGTCCCTGGGAGTCTCAGGATGTTAAATCCAGTGACAAGGCTGAAATCTGTCCCTGGGAAGTGGCTGAGCCTCAGATGGAGAAAGGAACAGCCCCAGGAAAAGGAGCGTCCAAAACTCTGGAGAAAGGGAGCAAAGAGAGGGAATCGATCTGTCCTTGGGAGAGCCcggacacagagcagctcctgcccaaaccccaaactgggagctcagctctgcccaaagcagctccagggaaatcCCAGAGCTCGGAGAAGGCAGAGATCTGTCCCTGGGAGAGTCAGGATATTGAATCCACTGGCAAAGCTGAGATCTGTCCCTGGGAGTCTCAGGACTCTAAATCCAGTGACAAAGCCGAAATCTGcccctgggaaggg AGACCCCTGCACGGCAGAGACCGAGGGGCCATCTGCCCCTGGGAGAGTCAGGACTCTAAATCCAGTGACAAAGCTGAAATCTGTCCCTGGGAGTCCCAGGACTCTAAATCCAGTGACAAGGCTGAAATCTgtccctgggaaggggctgagcctcaGGTGGGGACAGGAATAGCCCCAGGAAAGGTGAGACTGCCAGGAAAAGAAGACACCAAAGTTCTGGAGAAGgggagcagagacagagagTCCATCTGTCCTTGGGAGAGCTCAGACAcggagcagctcctgcccaaaccccaaactgggagctcagcactgcccaaAGCTGCCCCAGGGAAATCCCAGAGCTCGGAGAAGGCAGAGATCTGTCCTTGGGAGAGTCAGGATGTTGAACACACTGGTAAAGCTGAAATCTgtccctgggaaggggctgagcctcaGGTGCAGAAAGGAACAGCCCCGGGAAAGGTGAGACTGCCAGGAACAGAACCGGCCAAAGctctggagaagagcagcaaaGAGAGGGAATCGATCTGTCCTTGGGAGAGCCCAGACACGGAGCAGCCTCTgcccaaaccccaaactgggagctcagcactgcccaaAGCTGCCCCAGGGAAATCCCAGAGCTCGGAGAAGGCAGAGATCTGTCCTTGGGAGAGTCAGGATGTTGGACACACTGGTAAAGCTGAGATCTGTCCCTGGGAGAGTCAGGACTCTAAATCCAGTGACAAAGCTGAGATCTgtccctgggaaggggctgaacctccctcccagcagcccAAGGCAGAGCAGGTCCCAGCTGGGGGCTCCAAGGGGGACAAGCGCATCACGCGCCAGGCAGCGCTGGCCAGCCCGGAGAGACCCCTGCACG CTGCCCCAGGGAAATCCCAGAGCTCGGAGAAGGCAGAGATCTGTCCTTGGGAGAGTCAGGATGTTGAACACACTGGTAAAGCTGAAATCTgtccctgggaaggggctgagcctcaGGTGGGGACAGGAACAGCCCCGGGAAAGGTGAGACTGCCAGGAACAGAACCAGCTAAAGctctggagaagagcagcaaaGAGCGGGAATCGATCTGTCCTTGGGAGAGCTCAGACgtggagcagcctctgcccaaaccccaaactgggagctcagcactgcccagatCTCCTTCAGGGAAACCCCAGAGTTCGGAGAAGGCAGAGATCTGTCCTTGGGAGGTGGAATCCACTGGCAAAGCTGAAATCTGCCCCTGGGAATGGGCTGAGCCTCAGGTGGGGAAAGGAACAGCCCCAGGAAAGGGTAAATTCCCAGGAAAAGAACCAGCCAAAGctctggagaagagcagcaaaGAGAGGGAATCGATCTGTCCTTGGGAGAGCCCGGACACGGAGCAGCTCCTGACCAAGCCCCAAACTgggagctcagcactgcccaaagcagctccagggaaatcCCAGAGCTCAGAGAAGGCAGAGATCTGTCCTTGGGAGGTGGAATCCACTGGCAAAGCTGAAATCTGCCCCTGGGAGAGTCAGGACTCTAAATCCAGTGACAAAGCTGAAATCTGCCCCTGGGAGTCCCAGGACTCTAAATCCAGTGACAAAGCCGAGATCTGcccctgggaaggggctgagcctcaGGTGGGGAAAGGAACAGCCCCAGGAAAGGGTAaattcccaggaaaagaaacagccaAAGCTGTGGAGAAAGGGAGCAAAGAGAGGGAATCGATCTGTCCTTGGGAGAGCCCGGACACTGAGGAGCTCTCCCTGACAACTGCAGTGGGGAAGGAGCCATCCAACAAATCCGAGAGCACGGAGAGCAGGAAATCTGAGATTTGcccctgggaagcagcagagcccaTCGGGCCAGAGGAGGAaacctcccagccccagggagcccagggagTTTCCTCCACGGGGACGGGACAGCCAGGAGCCGGCGCTGTGTCTCCAGCCCTCCCGGAACAATCCCGGGGCAGATCCCAGGGGGAAGGTGAGCACAGGCCCCTGTGCCGGCTCCTGCCCAGCgcccagcacccaggggtgggcagcagctccagccccggcACGGGCCGGGCTCAGGTTTGTCCTTGGGAAGCTGCAGAGGCTCCATCGGCTCCTGCCAAGGCCGGCTGGGACACCAGGAAAAGCTCCGAGGTGTGTCcgtgggaggaggagagcacGGATCCCGCCCGGAgctgccccgggcagggcagggctgcgggGAGCCCCCGGGATGGGGAGTGA